In Mixophyes fleayi isolate aMixFle1 chromosome 4, aMixFle1.hap1, whole genome shotgun sequence, the following proteins share a genomic window:
- the LOC142150445 gene encoding olfactory receptor 11L1-like, whose protein sequence is MNENNVSYVFLFGFPNLHSFNSLLFVLLFIIYCVTMCGNVIIIILVSISKNLHSPMYFFITQVSLLDILMTTDILPNLLHIVLHEGGTMSLTACLSQLFVFATSETSECLILTVMSYDRYVAICNPLRYGSIITKRFCVKSVIVSWLLSFLMVSMNEIDIYKLDFCGPNVIDHFFCDFPPILELSCSVPSLLQIQATLFGIIVIICPFIIIIVSYVYIITTILNIQSLSGRQKAFSTCSSHLTVVSIFYGSLFFVYMVPSKGQFLAMSKTLSLLYTVVSPLLNPFIYSLRNKDFKKALEKLKNNWN, encoded by the coding sequence ATGAATGAGAACAATGTCTCTTATGTCTTTCTCTTCGGATTTCCAAATCTTCACAGCTTCAATAGTCTATTGTTTGTGTTACTGTTCATCATTTACTGTGTCACCATGTGCGGtaatgttattatcattattttagtTTCAATTAGCAAAAATCTTCATTCTCCAATGTATTTCTTCATCACACAAGTGTCTTTACTGGACATTCTGATGACCACAGACATTCTGCCTAActtacttcacattgtactacaTGAAGGAGGCACCATGTCTCTTACTGCCTGTTTATCACAGTTGTTTGTGTTTGCTACCTCAGAGACATCAGAGTGTCTGATCCTAACAGTGATGTCTTATGACCGATATGTGGCTATTTGTAACCCACTGAGATATGGCTCTATAATCACCAAAAGGTTTTGTGTAAAGTCTGTCATTGTTTCTTGGTTGTTAAGTTTCTTGATGGTGTCGATGAAtgaaatagatatatacaaattAGACTTCTGTGGACCAAATGTTATTGATCATTTCTTCTGTGATTTCCCTCCTATTCTAGAGCTTTCTTGTTCAGTTCCTTCACTTCTACAAATACAAGCAACTTTATTTGGCATTATTGTCATCATATGTCCATTCATAATAATCATTGTTTCTTATGTGTATATCATCACCACCATCCTAAACATCCAGTCCCTCAGTGGAAGacagaaagccttctccacctgcagcTCTCACCTGACTGTTGTGTCTATATTTTATGGGTCTCTCTTTTTTGTATATATGGTTCCAAGCAAAGGACAATTTTTAGCTATGAGCAAGACATTGTCACTGCTTTACACTGTGGTGTCACCATTACTTAACCCATTCATATACAGCCTGAGGAATAAAGACTTCAAGAAAGCTTtggaaaaattgaaaaataattggaattaa